One genomic window of Halolamina sediminis includes the following:
- a CDS encoding helix-turn-helix domain-containing protein produces MTLIAELRISGDPFALGRALEAAPGMRVETEYSVSAPVGPVVFLWARGGEFEAFESALPEDPTVQEFELIEDGGDRRLYEVVLDDTSGLIDPGVLHRQTSASQLRMVTGANYAIVTERLPDHESLAAYIARCRDHGYEVELLRAYPADDQHERYDLSAKQVEALCAALEAGYFETPRDTDLDTLAEAFDISEQALSERLRRGVAAVLQSTIGELDGHERPPGVGRVDASGSGTPPG; encoded by the coding sequence ATGACCCTGATCGCCGAACTCCGGATCTCCGGCGACCCGTTCGCACTGGGTCGGGCGCTGGAGGCGGCCCCCGGGATGCGCGTCGAAACCGAGTACAGCGTCTCCGCCCCGGTCGGCCCCGTCGTATTCCTCTGGGCCCGGGGCGGAGAGTTCGAGGCGTTCGAGTCGGCGCTGCCCGAGGATCCCACAGTACAGGAGTTCGAGCTGATCGAGGACGGCGGCGACCGGCGGCTGTACGAGGTCGTACTCGACGACACCTCAGGCCTCATCGACCCGGGCGTGTTACACCGACAGACCAGCGCCTCCCAGCTTCGGATGGTGACGGGGGCGAACTACGCAATCGTCACGGAGCGGCTGCCCGACCACGAGTCGCTGGCGGCGTACATCGCCCGCTGCCGCGACCACGGCTACGAGGTGGAACTGCTCCGGGCGTACCCTGCCGACGACCAACACGAGCGGTACGACCTCTCGGCGAAACAGGTCGAGGCGCTCTGTGCGGCGCTGGAGGCGGGCTACTTCGAGACGCCCCGCGACACTGACCTCGATACGCTGGCCGAGGCGTTCGACATCTCCGAACAGGCGCTCTCCGAGCGGCTCCGACGCGGCGTCGCCGCGGTGTTGCAGTCGACGATCGGCGAACTCGACGGGCACGAGCGCCCCCCCGGCGTCGGGCGGGTCGACGCGTCGGGCTCGGGGACGCCACCCGGATGA
- a CDS encoding helix-turn-helix domain-containing protein, whose protein sequence is MSLIAELRLADAWLVLRPSLEAAPEMTLKREWATAADRTSDPMLFVWASGGDFEAFEAALPDDPTIGEHECIDDRGDRRLYQVTVNREITTNPAPIERETGASRLSIETTVDGAVLELRLPNREALTEYISRLRENGFTVDLLRAHDADDAGGSEYGLSEKQAAAVREALRAGYFEVPRETDLGTLSEEFDISEQALSERLRRGVSSVLASTVGEPTEPQVGPVGEPVPGTGGAADDE, encoded by the coding sequence GTGAGCCTCATCGCCGAACTCCGCCTGGCCGACGCGTGGTTGGTGCTGCGGCCGTCGCTGGAGGCGGCGCCCGAGATGACCCTGAAACGGGAGTGGGCGACCGCTGCCGACCGGACTTCCGACCCCATGCTGTTCGTGTGGGCCTCGGGCGGCGACTTCGAGGCGTTCGAGGCGGCGCTCCCCGACGACCCGACGATCGGCGAACACGAGTGTATCGACGACCGCGGCGACCGGCGGCTCTACCAGGTGACCGTCAACCGTGAGATCACCACCAACCCCGCGCCGATCGAGCGCGAGACCGGCGCCTCGCGGCTCTCGATCGAGACGACCGTCGACGGCGCGGTGCTCGAACTCCGGCTCCCGAACCGTGAGGCCCTGACCGAGTACATCAGTCGCCTCCGCGAGAACGGGTTCACCGTCGATCTGCTCCGGGCTCACGACGCCGACGACGCCGGGGGGAGCGAGTACGGGCTCTCCGAGAAACAGGCCGCGGCAGTTCGGGAGGCGCTGCGGGCGGGCTACTTCGAGGTGCCCCGCGAGACGGACCTCGGAACGCTGTCCGAGGAGTTCGACATCTCCGAACAGGCCCTCTCCGAGCGCCTCCGCCGCGGCGTCTCGTCGGTGCTCGCGTCGACGGTCGGCGAACCGACGGAGCCACAGGTCGGTCCCGTGGGAGAACCGGTCCCCGGGACCGGCGGTGCGGCCGACGACGAGTAG
- the sucD gene encoding succinate--CoA ligase subunit alpha — MSILVDDDTRVVVQGITGGEGNFHAEQMIEYGTNVVAGAVPGKGGQTSAGVPVYDTVQEAAIEEDADASVIFVPPAFAGDAIFEALDAPVDLAVAITEGVPTQDMAKVNKRLSEVDTRLLGPNCPGIITPGEAKLGILPGNIFAEGNVGLVSRSGTLTYQVVDNLTQRGIGQSTAVGIGGDPIIGTSFIDALELFEQDDETEAVVMCGEIGGEDEEQAAAYIAENMETPVAGFIAGRTAPPGKRMGHAGAIVSGSGTGTAESKIDALNDAGVPVGDTPEEVADHVESFL; from the coding sequence GTGAGCATTCTCGTCGACGACGACACGCGCGTGGTGGTACAGGGCATCACCGGCGGGGAGGGGAACTTCCACGCCGAGCAGATGATCGAGTACGGCACCAACGTGGTCGCCGGCGCCGTCCCCGGCAAGGGCGGCCAGACCTCCGCGGGCGTCCCCGTCTACGACACCGTCCAGGAGGCCGCGATCGAGGAGGACGCCGACGCCTCCGTGATCTTCGTCCCGCCGGCGTTCGCCGGCGACGCGATCTTCGAGGCGCTCGACGCCCCCGTCGACCTCGCAGTCGCGATCACCGAGGGCGTCCCCACACAGGACATGGCGAAGGTGAACAAGCGCCTCTCGGAGGTCGACACCCGCCTGCTCGGCCCGAACTGTCCGGGCATCATCACTCCCGGCGAGGCCAAACTCGGCATCCTTCCGGGCAACATCTTCGCCGAGGGGAACGTCGGGCTCGTCTCCCGCTCGGGCACCCTGACCTATCAGGTCGTCGACAACCTCACCCAGCGCGGGATCGGCCAGAGCACTGCCGTCGGGATCGGCGGCGACCCGATCATCGGCACCTCGTTCATCGACGCGCTCGAACTGTTCGAGCAGGACGACGAGACCGAGGCTGTCGTGATGTGCGGCGAGATCGGCGGCGAGGACGAGGAGCAGGCCGCCGCGTACATCGCGGAGAACATGGAGACGCCGGTCGCCGGCTTCATCGCCGGCCGCACGGCGCCGCCGGGCAAGCGGATGGGCCACGCCGGCGCCATCGTCTCCGGTAGCGGCACCGGCACCGCCGAGAGCAAGATCGACGCGCTCAACGACGCGGGCGTCCCCGTCGGCGACACCCCCGAGGAGGTCGCCGACCACGTCGAGAGCTTCCTGTAA
- the sucC gene encoding ADP-forming succinate--CoA ligase subunit beta, with protein MKLHEYQAKEVFADAGIPVPESRLASSVDEVVEAVGEIGYPAAIKAQVHVGGRGKAGGIEIVTSEDEAREAAESILGMDLKGYTVERVLVEAGVDFVDELYVGVTMDRSAGEPVAMVSTEGGVDIEEVAEETPEAIAREHVDPAFGMHPYESRKVVYEAGVDRQFAGDVASILRTLFDLYERSDASEIEVNPVMITADDEVVAADAVMNIDEDALFRQPELAEMEEDSYTDDLERKAGEYGFDYVRLSGNVGIIGNGAGLVMTTLDLVDYYGGTPANFLDIGGGAKAERVTHALDMVFSDENVDSVVFNIFGGITRGDEVAKGINEALEQFDEIPKPVTVRLAGTNAEEGMEILNTDLVTVEKTLESAVQRAVADAEEVNQ; from the coding sequence ATGAAACTACACGAGTATCAGGCCAAGGAGGTGTTTGCCGACGCCGGCATCCCGGTACCGGAGTCGCGGCTCGCTTCCTCGGTCGACGAGGTCGTCGAGGCCGTCGGGGAGATCGGTTACCCCGCCGCGATCAAGGCACAGGTCCACGTCGGCGGCCGCGGGAAGGCCGGCGGCATCGAGATCGTCACGAGCGAGGACGAGGCCCGCGAGGCCGCCGAGTCGATCCTCGGCATGGACCTCAAAGGCTACACCGTCGAGCGCGTGCTCGTGGAGGCCGGCGTCGACTTCGTCGACGAACTGTACGTCGGCGTCACGATGGACCGCTCGGCCGGCGAGCCGGTCGCGATGGTCTCGACCGAGGGCGGCGTCGACATCGAGGAGGTCGCCGAGGAGACCCCCGAGGCGATCGCCCGCGAACACGTCGACCCCGCGTTCGGGATGCACCCCTACGAGTCCCGGAAGGTCGTCTACGAGGCCGGCGTCGACCGGCAGTTCGCCGGCGACGTGGCGAGTATCCTCCGGACCCTGTTCGACCTCTACGAGCGCTCCGACGCCTCCGAGATCGAGGTCAACCCCGTGATGATCACGGCCGACGACGAGGTCGTCGCCGCCGACGCCGTGATGAACATCGACGAGGACGCGCTGTTCCGCCAGCCCGAGCTCGCCGAGATGGAGGAGGACAGCTACACGGACGACCTCGAACGCAAGGCCGGCGAGTACGGCTTCGACTACGTCCGACTGTCGGGGAACGTCGGCATCATCGGCAACGGCGCCGGGCTCGTGATGACGACGCTCGACCTCGTCGACTACTACGGCGGCACGCCCGCGAACTTCCTCGACATCGGCGGCGGCGCCAAGGCCGAACGCGTCACCCACGCGCTGGACATGGTGTTCTCCGACGAGAACGTCGATTCGGTCGTATTCAACATCTTCGGCGGGATCACCCGCGGCGACGAGGTCGCCAAGGGGATCAACGAGGCCCTGGAGCAGTTCGACGAGATCCCCAAGCCGGTGACGGTCCGGCTGGCCGGGACCAACGCCGAGGAGGGGATGGAGATCCTGAACACCGACCTCGTGACGGTCGAGAAGACGCTGGAGTCGGCGGTCCAGCGTGCGGTTGCTGACGCCGAGGAGGTGAACCAATGA